A single genomic interval of Syntrophobotulus glycolicus DSM 8271 harbors:
- a CDS encoding asparaginase: MMKKIVFITTGGTISMKYAHESGGVVPSLFGKQLLDSIRFENKEDLAIEVNDFCHVGGGELTPSIYLELSNLIKRYLAREDKPDGFVISQGTDTMEETSFLLDLLLDIPEPVVITGSMRNASEMSYDGTVNLYHSIQVAGSAKAMNKGVMVCMNNNIYAAMDVQKTHAFNVASIAAPGRGPIGSILGDRMIFYYQPLLRQHCEPEHLNHNVFIVKTGIGELPLPSVLPDYDGFVIEGTGLGNGQAWMEPWIKEQLAQKKPVIITTRCAEGWVDSMYAYPGSIGRLLEAGVIPGHGVNGVKARIKLIAALGSKMTNKEIKSFFEWDL, translated from the coding sequence ATGATGAAAAAAATTGTTTTCATTACCACAGGCGGAACCATTTCAATGAAATATGCCCACGAATCAGGTGGCGTTGTTCCTTCTTTATTCGGAAAACAATTGCTGGATTCAATCCGGTTCGAGAACAAGGAAGACTTGGCAATAGAAGTCAACGACTTTTGTCATGTGGGGGGTGGCGAGCTTACGCCGTCCATATATCTTGAACTGTCAAATTTGATTAAGCGGTATCTGGCAAGAGAAGACAAACCGGACGGGTTTGTGATCTCCCAGGGGACCGATACAATGGAAGAAACATCCTTTCTACTTGATCTCTTGCTTGATATTCCGGAGCCCGTCGTGATAACCGGCTCTATGCGAAACGCATCGGAAATGAGTTATGACGGAACAGTTAACCTCTATCATTCCATTCAGGTTGCCGGGAGTGCAAAGGCAATGAATAAGGGGGTAATGGTGTGTATGAACAATAATATTTATGCCGCCATGGATGTCCAAAAGACTCATGCCTTTAATGTTGCCAGCATCGCGGCGCCGGGGAGAGGTCCCATAGGCAGCATATTGGGCGACAGAATGATATTTTATTATCAGCCTCTCTTGAGACAGCATTGTGAACCGGAGCACCTGAATCATAACGTTTTTATTGTTAAGACCGGCATTGGGGAGCTTCCTTTACCGTCAGTATTGCCTGATTACGACGGCTTTGTCATAGAAGGAACGGGATTAGGCAATGGCCAGGCCTGGATGGAGCCCTGGATCAAGGAACAGCTTGCACAGAAAAAACCGGTAATTATCACAACGCGCTGTGCTGAGGGTTGGGTTGACTCAATGTATGCATACCCTGGTTCAATCGGCAGGCTTTTAGAGGCCGGAGTGATTCCAGGCCATGGAGTGAATGGAGTAAAAGCCAGAATAAAGCTCATTGCAGCGCTGGGGAGCAAGATGACCAATAAAGAGATTAAAAGTTTTTTCGAATGGGATCTTTAA
- a CDS encoding ABC transporter permease, protein MKKDLSLVNKTFRSIQKIIPFILAIAFIFIVWQIGAMISNNATLLPGPTVVMKTFLEFIVSGEAIEHTVASLLRIVLAWVLSAFIAIPIGVIMGRIALLEKLLHPVIELIRPISPLAWIPLAVLWFGIGLSGKVFVIVIASLFPILLNTISGIKGVNPILLKAGQSFGFSQLRITTRICLPAAMPTIVTGLRISFGSAWMAIIAAEMVASRSGLGYMINDGMEILRPDIVIMGMVIIGVVGFLFDAVFRHIEKLMGYSL, encoded by the coding sequence ATGAAAAAAGATTTATCGTTAGTCAATAAAACCTTTCGTTCAATTCAAAAAATTATCCCTTTTATCCTTGCAATAGCATTCATTTTTATTGTTTGGCAGATTGGTGCGATGATATCGAATAATGCAACATTGCTTCCCGGGCCTACAGTTGTCATGAAAACGTTTCTTGAATTTATCGTATCCGGTGAAGCGATAGAGCATACGGTAGCGAGCCTTTTGAGAATTGTTCTTGCATGGGTCTTATCTGCTTTTATTGCGATTCCTATTGGGGTTATTATGGGCCGGATAGCCCTGTTAGAAAAATTGCTGCATCCTGTTATTGAATTAATTAGGCCCATTTCACCGCTGGCGTGGATTCCGTTAGCTGTTTTGTGGTTTGGTATCGGACTGAGCGGCAAGGTTTTTGTGATCGTGATTGCCAGTTTATTTCCGATTTTATTGAATACGATTTCGGGAATTAAGGGGGTTAATCCCATTTTATTAAAGGCCGGTCAGTCCTTTGGATTTTCACAATTGAGAATTACAACACGTATCTGCTTGCCTGCGGCGATGCCAACCATTGTAACAGGATTAAGAATTTCTTTCGGAAGTGCGTGGATGGCGATTATCGCTGCTGAAATGGTTGCTTCAAGGTCAGGATTGGGTTATATGATTAATGACGGGATGGAAATTCTTCGACCGGATATTGTTATTATGGGAATGGTCATTATCGGTGTGGTTGGTTTTTTGTTTGATGCGGTATTCAGGCATATAGAAAAGTTAATGGGATACAGCCTTTAA
- a CDS encoding GntR family transcriptional regulator, translating into MSTLSGPLPLYYQIKQFILEKIENGDYEVGEAIPTEETLMRDFEVSRTTIRQAIMELVQEKRLVRKRGKGTFVSEPAILTNMIKYSTFAEEMDDLGKNHKAVLIKKRVIKANEQLSRDLNIPLYSEVYEMIRLRLGDNEPLVIRISFIPKEIHPSLFEKNLEQMPLYEILKNDCGIIIGKVCQTFQAVLARSWEAEKLSVKIGSPLILSTGIVYDDQNNKPIEWVKTLFRGDRYRFYIEQNHNYADENNYR; encoded by the coding sequence ATGAGTACATTATCGGGACCTTTACCACTGTATTATCAAATTAAGCAGTTTATTCTAGAAAAAATAGAAAATGGTGATTATGAGGTAGGCGAAGCTATTCCGACGGAAGAAACGTTGATGAGAGATTTTGAAGTAAGCCGCACAACGATAAGACAGGCTATTATGGAATTGGTGCAAGAAAAACGGCTGGTCAGAAAAAGAGGAAAAGGTACTTTTGTATCGGAGCCTGCCATTCTGACAAACATGATAAAATACAGTACCTTCGCCGAGGAGATGGATGATCTGGGCAAAAATCATAAAGCCGTATTGATTAAGAAAAGAGTAATAAAAGCCAATGAACAATTGAGCAGGGATCTCAATATTCCCCTGTACAGTGAAGTATATGAAATGATCAGACTGAGGCTGGGAGATAATGAGCCCCTGGTGATTCGAATTTCCTTTATCCCCAAAGAGATCCATCCGTCTTTGTTCGAAAAGAATCTTGAACAAATGCCTTTGTATGAAATACTGAAAAATGATTGTGGAATAATCATCGGAAAAGTCTGCCAAACCTTTCAGGCTGTACTGGCAAGAAGCTGGGAAGCGGAAAAGCTTTCGGTTAAAATAGGCAGTCCGCTTATCTTGTCTACAGGGATCGTATACGATGATCAAAATAATAAGCCCATTGAATGGGTAAAAACACTGTTCAGAGGCGACCGTTATCGATTCTATATCGAGCAAAACCACAATTACGCCGATGAAAACAATTATCGTTAG
- a CDS encoding sulfite exporter TauE/SafE family protein, translating into MQALLFGLTALFAGFLKNGFGIGAGAFLTPILSLFFEPAYTIPFMTVILLITDIIGVKNCWMEWESQNLLSLIFSGVIGTVVGIILLIYLPVHNFKKVMGLIALIYGLWILYTKSKFYRQKKDNGGISQVLGFQTILWGSAAGVIGAMANAGGIVLNIYLSRLQYDRRTYIGTLMIFLCVMDGIKFIAFTALGLLDVQIWLNIWWTIILVFAGGFLGNKINQFISQNKFELCVSILLCLSGTALMFT; encoded by the coding sequence ATGCAGGCATTATTATTTGGATTGACCGCTCTATTTGCCGGATTCCTCAAAAATGGCTTCGGGATCGGAGCCGGTGCATTTCTTACACCCATTTTATCGCTTTTTTTTGAACCTGCTTATACAATTCCTTTCATGACGGTAATTTTGCTGATTACCGATATCATTGGTGTGAAAAATTGTTGGATGGAATGGGAATCACAGAATTTATTATCATTGATATTTTCCGGCGTAATCGGAACGGTTGTTGGTATCATTCTTCTCATTTATTTACCGGTTCATAATTTTAAAAAGGTCATGGGATTGATCGCCTTGATATACGGATTGTGGATATTGTATACTAAAAGTAAATTTTACCGGCAAAAAAAAGATAATGGAGGCATAAGTCAGGTCTTGGGCTTTCAGACTATTCTATGGGGCAGTGCGGCAGGTGTTATTGGCGCAATGGCTAATGCGGGCGGCATTGTACTAAACATTTACTTATCAAGATTACAGTATGATAGAAGAACGTATATCGGGACGTTAATGATTTTTCTATGTGTCATGGATGGAATAAAGTTCATCGCATTTACGGCATTAGGCTTGTTAGATGTACAAATTTGGTTGAATATCTGGTGGACCATTATCTTAGTGTTTGCAGGAGGTTTTTTAGGGAATAAAATCAATCAATTTATCTCTCAGAATAAATTTGAGCTTTGTGTTTCAATACTGTTATGCTTGTCAGGAACGGCACTGATGTTTACATAA
- a CDS encoding FAD-binding oxidoreductase, whose amino-acid sequence MSSHATQTVGSPKLSQAAVDKLKSICGEKNVITSKIGMYAYGYDGTLLFGVPSAIVFPETTQEVVDIVNFAREQGISLVPRGAGTNEAGGTIPVNGSITIGFSRMKKVIEVDVDNYVALVEPGVVNWDIQEILAKYGYYYPPDPASWKSSTLGGNLGECSGGPKCFKYGVTRDFIYGLEVVLPTGKVIWVGGNDFSSEPMYDMTRIIIGSEGTLGFITKIAIRILPIPAAKKTMLAIYNTPEDGSQSVADIVSAGIIPTTLEMMDNLIINTTEDFVHAGNPRDAGALLILEVDGHPGDLDEQVKTISEIVKKANAREFKVASSAAEVDQIWLARRVAFGSVARVRPNYGVNDITVPRSQFPAVIAGIEKVKKDFGVTIGVVAHAGDGNLHPLILFDQRNQDEVEVVHKAEKELCKLALGLEGTISGEHGIGLVKKPLLFQEFSAVTMDVFKKIKRAFDPKNTFNPTKLIDL is encoded by the coding sequence ATGTCAAGTCATGCAACACAGACAGTTGGTTCCCCTAAATTGAGTCAGGCTGCTGTTGACAAATTAAAGAGCATTTGCGGCGAAAAGAATGTCATCACCAGCAAGATCGGGATGTATGCTTATGGATATGACGGAACACTGTTGTTTGGGGTACCCAGTGCGATTGTTTTCCCTGAAACAACCCAGGAAGTCGTGGACATTGTCAATTTCGCCCGTGAGCAGGGCATATCTCTTGTTCCCCGTGGGGCAGGGACCAATGAAGCCGGAGGAACAATTCCGGTTAACGGCAGCATCACGATAGGCTTCAGCCGGATGAAAAAAGTCATTGAAGTAGACGTTGATAACTATGTAGCTCTTGTAGAACCCGGTGTTGTAAACTGGGATATTCAGGAGATCCTCGCTAAATACGGATACTATTATCCGCCCGACCCGGCTTCATGGAAATCTTCAACTTTAGGCGGAAACCTGGGTGAATGCTCCGGTGGACCGAAATGCTTTAAATATGGTGTTACCCGTGACTTTATCTATGGCTTGGAAGTTGTTCTTCCCACCGGGAAAGTCATCTGGGTAGGGGGCAATGATTTTTCCAGTGAACCGATGTATGATATGACGAGAATCATCATTGGTTCTGAAGGTACGCTCGGTTTTATTACCAAGATTGCCATTCGTATTCTGCCGATTCCTGCGGCCAAAAAGACGATGCTTGCCATTTACAACACTCCGGAAGACGGATCTCAGTCTGTTGCTGATATCGTTTCAGCGGGTATTATTCCGACGACACTGGAAATGATGGATAATCTGATTATCAATACCACTGAGGATTTTGTTCATGCGGGGAATCCCCGTGATGCCGGAGCTCTTCTCATCCTTGAAGTAGACGGACATCCGGGAGATCTGGATGAGCAGGTCAAGACAATTTCCGAAATTGTGAAGAAGGCCAATGCGAGAGAATTTAAGGTTGCGTCGTCAGCAGCGGAAGTGGATCAGATTTGGCTTGCGCGCCGCGTTGCTTTCGGATCTGTTGCCCGTGTCAGACCAAACTATGGTGTAAATGACATTACGGTTCCGAGAAGTCAATTCCCGGCGGTGATTGCCGGAATTGAAAAGGTTAAAAAGGACTTTGGTGTAACAATCGGAGTTGTTGCCCATGCCGGTGACGGAAATCTTCATCCGCTTATCTTATTTGATCAAAGGAATCAGGATGAAGTTGAAGTCGTTCATAAGGCTGAAAAAGAACTCTGTAAGCTGGCTCTTGGCCTCGAAGGTACAATCAGCGGTGAACACGGAATCGGCCTTGTGAAAAAGCCTCTCCTTTTCCAGGAATTCAGTGCTGTAACAATGGATGTATTCAAAAAGATCAAAAGAGCTTTTGACCCCAAAAATACCTTCAACCCGACCAAACTGATTGATCTATAA
- a CDS encoding FAD-binding oxidoreductase, whose protein sequence is MSDIVSKLKSIVGDQNVETSNISQYLRGNEQPAAVVFPSSTEEVSKIVIAANEANVKINVGGKVVETKGLKGGIAVVMSKMSAIEEIDHENLTCWVQAGMNHQELVEKLASEKLYFAPEPYAVSTSSIAGCFAIGDTDSKAFNYLPTRTYILAYESVLPTGEIYKVGTKCIKCVSGYDMIHFIVGTRATLGIITKVLVKLLPVPKVTRAVIADMPSLNAAAVAFKSIQKRRILPTRMNAVSKALGNIMTETKGGALVFVDIESYPVSAADYAKTIEAELRIAGATATKIVEDKAEYDEVVAKWLLIREKVNLEQNTVKFTVGPAKVTNALSGLTGIVGNLDENPGVLVEGLNGKIAVFTKKPDADAVAINKVAMSFGGNISGLLGSQLRCKAYNDNEMLGEISRILNSVRSEFDPKGIMAPGIKL, encoded by the coding sequence ATGAGTGATATTGTTTCAAAACTTAAATCCATTGTGGGCGATCAGAATGTTGAAACATCTAACATTTCACAATATTTAAGAGGAAATGAGCAGCCGGCCGCTGTTGTGTTTCCAAGTTCAACCGAAGAAGTGTCTAAAATTGTTATCGCTGCGAATGAAGCTAACGTTAAAATCAATGTTGGCGGTAAGGTAGTCGAGACCAAAGGACTGAAGGGCGGAATCGCTGTCGTAATGTCCAAAATGTCGGCTATCGAAGAAATCGACCATGAAAACCTTACCTGCTGGGTTCAGGCAGGCATGAATCATCAAGAGCTTGTTGAAAAGCTTGCTTCTGAAAAGTTATATTTTGCTCCTGAACCGTATGCAGTATCCACAAGTTCCATAGCCGGATGTTTTGCAATCGGAGATACCGACTCCAAAGCCTTTAACTATTTGCCAACCAGAACTTATATTCTTGCTTATGAATCAGTGCTTCCCACAGGCGAAATCTATAAGGTCGGTACGAAATGCATTAAATGTGTATCCGGTTATGATATGATCCATTTTATTGTCGGTACCCGCGCAACCCTTGGCATCATTACTAAGGTTCTTGTGAAATTATTACCGGTGCCTAAGGTGACCAGGGCCGTGATTGCCGATATGCCTTCACTCAATGCCGCTGCGGTTGCGTTTAAATCCATTCAGAAACGCAGAATTTTACCGACCCGTATGAATGCGGTAAGTAAGGCTCTTGGCAATATCATGACGGAGACAAAAGGCGGTGCTTTGGTTTTTGTGGACATTGAAAGCTATCCTGTTTCTGCCGCGGACTATGCCAAGACAATTGAAGCTGAGCTGAGAATAGCCGGGGCAACCGCAACCAAGATCGTCGAGGACAAAGCGGAATATGATGAAGTTGTGGCCAAATGGCTGCTCATCCGCGAAAAGGTTAACTTGGAGCAAAATACCGTTAAATTTACCGTTGGCCCGGCTAAGGTGACCAATGCCCTGAGCGGCCTGACAGGTATCGTCGGAAACCTCGATGAGAATCCGGGCGTTCTGGTTGAAGGATTGAACGGTAAAATAGCTGTATTCACGAAGAAACCGGATGCCGATGCTGTGGCAATCAATAAGGTCGCGATGAGCTTTGGCGGCAATATCAGCGGTCTTTTGGGAAGCCAGCTGCGCTGCAAAGCGTATAACGATAATGAAATGCTCGGAGAAATCTCCCGTATTCTTAATTCCGTCCGCAGTGAGTTTGACCCTAAAGGGATCATGGCTCCGGGAATTAAATTATAA
- a CDS encoding (Fe-S)-binding protein gives MGVLAEVYEKLNTCGKCGFCHGACKTYKNDGAEFLVARGRVQLIKALADGKVEADDDYEDAVNSCLLCGECAVACPSGVRGHELVLAARRDLKLRHGVKPFLKSVALKSLAKPGVLKFGFGFLAGTGKSVLKKVDALQFVRGIDIYTMPAAKVPFSKQVPEIITVPNPKKKVAFFVGCFMNHAFVSSAHSIVKVLTKNDCEVIVPKDQVCCGLPQYVYGDFEQAKVQMTKIINTFSKYDYVITGCASCASMLKKEVIELFHGDASMLPKAEAFTKKCYEFSEFVVNELDIADKLQNETPVSVTLHDPCHMVRYNSLTAEPRSLLKSVPRLNFVEMFEANRCCGAAGLVMAFYHEMSEKITAQKAQNIMNTGADIVATSCPACMLKINSGLRLKGSNVEVKHVADVLAAALN, from the coding sequence GTGGGGGTTTTGGCAGAAGTTTATGAAAAGCTGAACACTTGCGGCAAATGTGGGTTCTGTCACGGAGCTTGTAAGACCTACAAGAATGACGGTGCCGAATTCTTGGTCGCAAGAGGGAGAGTGCAGCTCATCAAAGCTCTGGCAGACGGTAAAGTTGAAGCGGACGATGATTATGAAGATGCGGTCAACAGCTGTTTGCTTTGCGGTGAATGCGCAGTTGCCTGTCCCAGCGGTGTTAGGGGACATGAACTCGTATTGGCTGCCCGCCGTGATCTCAAGCTGAGGCATGGAGTGAAGCCGTTCCTGAAATCTGTTGCCTTAAAAAGTTTGGCAAAACCAGGTGTCTTAAAGTTTGGATTTGGTTTCCTTGCCGGTACCGGTAAGAGTGTCCTCAAAAAGGTTGACGCCTTGCAGTTTGTTCGCGGTATTGACATTTATACAATGCCTGCGGCAAAGGTTCCGTTTTCTAAACAGGTGCCGGAGATTATCACGGTCCCTAATCCTAAGAAAAAGGTCGCTTTCTTTGTCGGATGTTTTATGAACCATGCATTTGTGAGTTCCGCACATTCAATTGTTAAAGTTCTCACCAAGAACGATTGTGAAGTGATTGTGCCGAAAGATCAAGTCTGCTGCGGTCTTCCACAGTATGTTTATGGGGACTTCGAACAGGCAAAAGTACAGATGACAAAAATCATCAATACGTTCAGCAAATATGACTACGTGATTACCGGTTGTGCTTCTTGTGCATCTATGCTGAAAAAAGAAGTTATCGAGCTGTTCCATGGGGATGCTTCGATGCTGCCTAAGGCTGAAGCGTTTACTAAAAAATGTTACGAGTTCTCTGAATTCGTGGTTAATGAACTGGACATCGCAGATAAGCTTCAAAATGAAACTCCTGTCAGCGTGACCTTGCATGACCCATGTCATATGGTCCGTTACAACAGCCTTACGGCTGAACCTCGCAGCCTTCTGAAGAGTGTTCCGAGACTGAATTTTGTAGAAATGTTTGAAGCGAACAGGTGTTGTGGAGCCGCAGGTCTGGTTATGGCGTTCTATCATGAAATGTCGGAAAAGATTACTGCGCAAAAAGCTCAGAATATTATGAACACCGGGGCGGATATTGTTGCAACCAGCTGTCCGGCTTGTATGCTCAAAATCAACAGTGGTCTGAGACTCAAAGGTTCCAATGTTGAAGTAAAACATGTTGCGGATGTTCTGGCTGCTGCATTGAACTAA
- a CDS encoding NAD(P)-dependent oxidoreductase, with amino-acid sequence MKLGFIGLGKMGKPMAVNLLNSSHDLTIWNRSLPVMDELTALGAVRADSPARVGELAEVIFLCLPTGQEVAEVVCGKNGILDSVQPGTVIVDHSTISPAESKSICGECRLKGAEYLDAPVSGGVTGAQNGTLSIMVGGDESTLKRVRVLLEILGQNIYYMGESGSGNAMKLVNNLLVGVANAALAEAFVLAVKSGLDPHQVLDVLSNATADSMMLRRNIPNFVFKRDFKPAFTLDMLNKDMALAENLARDQGVRLLLGALAHQVGREASICGFGGEDMSAVTKVLENLTKIEIL; translated from the coding sequence ATGAAGCTGGGGTTTATCGGTTTGGGCAAGATGGGAAAGCCGATGGCAGTGAACCTGCTGAATTCCTCCCATGATTTGACGATTTGGAACCGAAGTCTTCCGGTAATGGATGAGTTGACGGCTTTAGGGGCTGTCCGGGCCGACTCCCCGGCAAGGGTCGGGGAATTGGCCGAAGTGATCTTTCTATGCCTGCCAACGGGGCAAGAGGTAGCCGAAGTTGTCTGTGGTAAAAACGGAATTTTGGATTCGGTTCAACCGGGAACGGTTATTGTCGATCACAGCACCATTAGTCCTGCGGAATCCAAGAGCATTTGCGGGGAATGCAGACTGAAAGGTGCGGAATATCTGGATGCTCCAGTCAGCGGCGGAGTAACAGGAGCCCAAAACGGAACCCTCAGCATTATGGTAGGTGGTGATGAATCCACTCTGAAGAGAGTGCGCGTATTGCTTGAAATTCTGGGGCAAAACATTTATTACATGGGTGAGTCCGGCAGTGGCAATGCCATGAAGCTGGTGAATAATCTTCTGGTCGGAGTGGCAAACGCGGCATTGGCTGAAGCCTTTGTTCTGGCTGTAAAATCCGGACTTGACCCTCATCAGGTTTTAGATGTTTTGTCGAACGCAACGGCGGACAGTATGATGTTGAGAAGGAACATTCCGAATTTCGTTTTCAAGCGGGATTTTAAACCGGCATTTACTTTGGATATGCTGAATAAGGATATGGCGTTAGCGGAAAATCTGGCACGGGATCAGGGTGTAAGGCTGCTTTTGGGAGCCTTGGCCCATCAGGTTGGACGGGAAGCGAGTATTTGCGGTTTTGGCGGTGAGGATATGTCCGCTGTCACGAAAGTGCTTGAAAACTTGACAAAAATTGAAATATTGTAA
- a CDS encoding transketolase family protein, protein MMIAPRQAYGEALVELGKENKDVIVLDADVAKASMTILFKEVFPDRFFDIGISESDIVGTGAGFAVAGRIPFVNAYANFLLGNGWEQIRLSVCYANQNVKIIGHNIGASSGKDGPTHLPFEDITLTRVLPNMTIIEPADGIEMKKAVKAIAEHVGPCYMRVGRLPNPVITKETDSFIIGKANVLREGWDVTIIACGVMLSMALAAAQELATEGIRAEVINMHTIKPLDKETILNSVNKTGAVVTAEEHSVIGGLGSAVAEFLAATKPVPVQFVGTKDRFGVCGTYDEIHEAMGLTAEKIVEAVKNVLVQKRG, encoded by the coding sequence ATGATGATTGCACCACGTCAGGCTTATGGTGAGGCACTGGTTGAGCTGGGAAAAGAAAATAAGGACGTCATTGTTCTTGATGCGGATGTGGCCAAGGCTTCAATGACGATTTTATTCAAAGAGGTTTTTCCGGACAGGTTCTTTGACATAGGGATTTCTGAATCGGATATCGTGGGAACAGGAGCCGGTTTTGCGGTAGCGGGCAGAATACCTTTTGTCAATGCTTATGCAAATTTCCTGCTTGGTAATGGATGGGAACAGATCAGGCTTTCAGTTTGCTATGCCAATCAGAATGTAAAGATAATTGGCCATAATATCGGAGCTTCCTCCGGTAAAGACGGCCCGACACATTTGCCTTTTGAAGATATCACTCTGACCAGGGTGCTTCCGAACATGACCATCATTGAACCGGCCGATGGTATCGAAATGAAGAAGGCGGTTAAAGCGATAGCGGAGCATGTGGGACCATGTTATATGCGTGTAGGGAGGCTTCCCAATCCGGTTATCACAAAGGAAACGGACAGCTTTATCATCGGAAAGGCCAATGTGCTCAGAGAAGGCTGGGATGTGACGATTATCGCCTGTGGGGTGATGCTTTCCATGGCCCTGGCTGCGGCTCAGGAACTGGCTACGGAAGGCATCAGGGCAGAGGTAATCAATATGCATACCATCAAGCCTTTGGATAAAGAGACCATCCTGAACAGTGTGAATAAAACAGGGGCAGTGGTTACAGCCGAAGAACACAGTGTCATTGGCGGGCTGGGTTCAGCCGTTGCGGAATTTCTGGCGGCGACTAAACCGGTTCCTGTACAGTTTGTCGGAACAAAAGACAGATTTGGTGTTTGCGGGACATATGATGAAATTCATGAAGCGATGGGTTTAACCGCAGAGAAAATCGTTGAAGCCGTCAAAAATGTTTTAGTGCAAAAGAGAGGATAA
- a CDS encoding transketolase → MSQKEKQLEEAKRAATNMRRNILLMTHRAKGGHPGGCLSATDLLAVLYKCFMRIDPAYPKSPDRDYFLLSKGHAVPALYAVLIEKGFLSQEEINDFRELEGRLPAYPSCELTPGVDMASGSLGQGLSIANGIALSCRLKGSDQRAYCMLGDGELHEGQCWEAMLTAAHFKLNNVCAIVDYNKLQLDGSLDEVKSLGDLRAKWDAFDWHTIEIDGHDLSQIYDAFAEAENYKKGPSVIIANTIKGKGVSFMEDEVGWHAAAPNDEQLQKALKELS, encoded by the coding sequence ATGTCTCAAAAAGAAAAACAGCTGGAAGAAGCGAAGCGGGCTGCGACAAATATGCGGCGCAATATCTTGCTCATGACGCACAGGGCGAAAGGAGGCCATCCCGGTGGTTGTCTGTCGGCAACAGATTTATTGGCTGTTCTTTACAAGTGTTTTATGAGAATTGATCCGGCCTATCCTAAATCACCCGATCGCGACTATTTTTTATTGTCCAAGGGACATGCAGTGCCGGCTTTATACGCGGTGCTGATTGAAAAGGGTTTTTTGTCCCAGGAAGAAATCAATGATTTCCGGGAGCTGGAAGGCAGATTGCCGGCATACCCAAGCTGTGAATTGACACCGGGTGTTGATATGGCTTCGGGTTCGCTTGGCCAAGGACTTTCGATTGCCAATGGCATTGCTTTGTCCTGCAGGCTTAAAGGTTCTGATCAGAGAGCATATTGCATGCTGGGCGACGGAGAACTGCATGAAGGGCAATGCTGGGAAGCAATGCTGACAGCGGCCCATTTCAAATTGAACAATGTCTGTGCTATTGTTGACTATAATAAGCTGCAGCTTGACGGTTCTCTGGATGAAGTGAAATCTTTAGGCGACTTAAGAGCGAAATGGGATGCCTTCGATTGGCATACCATTGAGATTGACGGTCATGATTTGAGCCAGATTTATGATGCTTTTGCAGAAGCGGAAAATTATAAAAAAGGCCCTTCCGTGATCATTGCCAATACAATTAAAGGCAAGGGCGTATCCTTTATGGAAGATGAAGTTGGCTGGCACGCTGCCGCGCCAAATGATGAACAGCTGCAAAAAGCCTTAAAGGAGTTGAGTTAA
- a CDS encoding IclR family transcriptional regulator yields MAERYVQTLERSLDILEVLAQSEEPLGVTEIGHRISLHKSTVHRILQTLCYRGYVEKEKDRERYHLGIKIVELGISFLNDLEIRKIVGAYLSQLAKTFDEVVNLVVYEDGEIVYIDKRESPKTISMHSMVGRRAYMHCTAAGKAILSTMPEEEVRQILSKKGMFKFTPATITDSEELLEQLRVIREKGIAMESEENEVGIFCLATPIRNYTGRAIWAISVSGPTNRMLEKDIEKLSEVLRKAGQAVSAQMGYSHINKTLQRS; encoded by the coding sequence ATGGCTGAGAGATATGTGCAAACACTGGAAAGATCGCTGGATATTCTGGAGGTATTGGCACAATCTGAGGAACCTCTGGGAGTAACTGAGATCGGCCACAGAATAAGCCTGCATAAAAGCACTGTTCACCGTATTCTGCAGACCTTATGCTATAGAGGTTATGTGGAGAAGGAAAAAGACAGGGAACGCTATCATTTGGGAATCAAAATTGTTGAGCTGGGGATCAGCTTCCTTAATGACCTGGAGATTCGAAAGATTGTCGGAGCTTATTTAAGCCAGCTGGCAAAAACTTTTGATGAAGTTGTCAATCTGGTTGTATATGAAGATGGAGAGATTGTCTATATAGATAAGAGGGAAAGTCCCAAAACCATCAGTATGCATTCTATGGTTGGGCGCAGGGCGTATATGCATTGTACCGCCGCCGGAAAAGCGATACTGTCCACAATGCCCGAAGAAGAGGTCAGGCAGATTTTGTCGAAAAAGGGAATGTTTAAATTTACCCCGGCAACGATCACCGATTCTGAAGAACTGCTGGAACAGTTGAGGGTAATCAGGGAAAAGGGGATTGCCATGGAATCGGAAGAGAATGAGGTTGGCATCTTCTGTCTGGCCACTCCGATAAGAAATTATACCGGCAGGGCGATTTGGGCGATAAGTGTTTCCGGCCCGACCAACAGGATGCTGGAAAAGGATATTGAAAAACTGAGCGAGGTTTTGAGAAAGGCCGGACAGGCTGTATCGGCTCAAATGGGATATTCCCATATCAATAAAACCTTACAAAGGAGTTAA